In a genomic window of Gammaproteobacteria bacterium:
- a CDS encoding ATP-binding cassette domain-containing protein: protein MTERLLEATDLQLSFAGIKALDGVGFSVDAGELFAIIGPNGAGKTSIFNCLNGVYRPQQGSIRLRGTELIGLRPHRIADLGIARTFQNIELFENLTVLENILLGRHLHVRYGTLSAMMWIGKAQRQEMLHRKRAEEIIDFLEIEAHRRSLVGMLPYGVQKRVELGRALAMDPALLLLDEPAAGMNLEETEDMARFILDIKEELGIAMILVEHDMGLVMDIADRIMVLDFGRKIAEGTPAEVQRDPEVIRAYLGEEFERGDLKSTEAHLTGSGT, encoded by the coding sequence ATGACCGAGCGACTTCTCGAAGCTACGGACCTGCAGCTCAGTTTCGCCGGGATCAAGGCGCTGGACGGTGTCGGGTTCTCCGTCGACGCCGGCGAGTTGTTCGCCATCATCGGTCCGAACGGGGCCGGCAAGACTTCCATCTTCAACTGTCTCAACGGCGTGTACCGGCCGCAGCAGGGGTCCATACGACTGCGTGGCACGGAACTGATCGGCTTGCGACCACACCGCATCGCTGACCTCGGGATTGCCCGCACGTTCCAGAACATCGAGCTGTTCGAAAACCTCACGGTTCTCGAGAACATCCTGCTCGGAAGGCATCTCCACGTTCGCTATGGGACTCTGTCCGCGATGATGTGGATTGGAAAGGCGCAACGTCAGGAGATGCTGCATCGCAAACGCGCCGAAGAGATCATCGACTTCCTCGAGATCGAAGCACACCGCAGGAGCCTCGTCGGGATGCTTCCTTACGGCGTGCAGAAGCGGGTGGAGCTCGGGCGTGCGCTGGCGATGGACCCCGCGTTGCTGCTTCTCGACGAACCGGCCGCGGGGATGAACCTCGAAGAGACCGAAGATATGGCGCGGTTCATCCTCGATATCAAGGAGGAGTTGGGGATCGCGATGATCCTTGTCGAGCATGACATGGGTCTCGTGATGGATATCGCAGACCGAATCATGGTGCTCGACTTTGGGAGGAAGATCGCCGAGGGAACGCCGGCCGAGGTTCAGCGCGATCCCGAGGTGATCAGGGCGTATCTCGGTGAGGAATTCGAGCGAGGCGATCTGAAGTCGACCGAAGCGCATCTGACCGGGAGTGGCACATGA
- a CDS encoding AMP-binding protein has translation MTASVPEMLREAAVAVPDKVALREKELGIWQETTYAGYWDLVSTVGMALWALGVRSGDKVAIHSENRIAWVVTDLAAQGIQAVSVGLYPTNPASEVEYLLAHSEAKVLIAEDQEQVDKALEVRDRLPNLERIVYVEPRGVSTYDDPILLSWEDFLALGRKQREEMPELFDELVDSIDSHATATIVYTSGTTGPPKGAMLSHENLLWTAGQAGQIISGDRPEKNAEFLSYLPLCHVFGRLYDILGALAMQATVNFAESIETLVNDLAEVQPTYFPAPPRIWEKMKAAAEIRIADASFLKRTLYGVFMKAGLRNVDRVMEKGSRGVVGTLTQGLGWLFVFRALRKKLGMGKCRQAISGAAPIAPELLQFFMALGVPIFEGWGMTETTALGTVNPLGDVKLGTIGTALDGVELRLGDDGEILIRHGGVFQGYFKNPDATKASLEDGWLHTGDVGEWVGDHMRIIDRKKDIIITAGGKNISPSEIENKLKVSPYVKEAMVIGDKRKFISALVGIEFDTVANWAQRKGITFTTYRDLSEKPEVIELIRREVDRVNRDFSRVEQIKKFRLIPKELDHDQGELTATLKVKRKVVEGLFEDLIEEMYA, from the coding sequence ATGACGGCCAGTGTCCCCGAGATGCTGCGCGAAGCTGCAGTCGCCGTACCGGACAAGGTGGCCCTGCGGGAAAAGGAACTCGGGATCTGGCAGGAGACGACCTATGCCGGTTACTGGGATCTCGTTTCGACGGTCGGCATGGCGCTGTGGGCGCTTGGTGTGCGGTCCGGTGACAAGGTCGCGATCCACTCCGAGAACCGTATCGCGTGGGTCGTCACCGATCTTGCCGCACAAGGTATCCAGGCGGTGTCGGTCGGCCTGTATCCGACGAACCCCGCGTCTGAGGTCGAGTACCTGCTGGCCCACTCGGAAGCCAAGGTGCTGATCGCCGAGGACCAGGAACAGGTGGATAAGGCGCTCGAAGTGAGGGACAGGCTGCCGAACCTCGAACGGATCGTGTATGTCGAACCGAGAGGCGTGAGCACATATGACGATCCGATCCTTCTGTCGTGGGAGGACTTCTTGGCGCTGGGGCGCAAGCAGCGAGAAGAGATGCCGGAGCTCTTCGATGAGCTGGTTGACAGCATCGACTCGCACGCCACTGCAACGATCGTGTACACGTCGGGCACAACGGGACCGCCCAAGGGGGCGATGCTGTCGCACGAGAATCTTCTCTGGACTGCCGGGCAGGCGGGACAGATCATCTCGGGAGACCGGCCCGAGAAAAACGCGGAGTTTCTCTCCTACCTGCCGCTGTGCCATGTGTTCGGACGGCTCTACGACATTCTCGGAGCGCTCGCGATGCAGGCGACGGTCAACTTCGCCGAGTCGATCGAGACCCTCGTGAACGACCTGGCAGAGGTCCAGCCGACTTACTTCCCGGCACCGCCGCGCATTTGGGAGAAGATGAAGGCAGCCGCCGAGATCAGGATTGCGGACGCGAGCTTCCTCAAGCGGACCCTGTACGGGGTGTTCATGAAGGCAGGGCTTCGCAACGTCGATCGTGTCATGGAGAAAGGTTCCCGGGGGGTCGTCGGCACGCTGACGCAGGGTCTGGGATGGCTGTTCGTGTTTCGAGCTCTCCGCAAGAAACTGGGGATGGGCAAGTGCCGGCAGGCGATCAGTGGAGCTGCACCGATCGCGCCGGAGCTGCTGCAGTTCTTCATGGCACTCGGTGTACCGATCTTCGAAGGGTGGGGGATGACCGAGACGACGGCATTGGGCACTGTCAACCCTCTCGGCGATGTGAAGCTCGGCACGATCGGGACGGCGCTCGATGGAGTCGAACTCAGACTGGGTGACGACGGTGAGATCCTCATCCGTCACGGCGGAGTCTTCCAGGGCTATTTCAAGAATCCCGACGCGACCAAAGCCTCATTGGAGGACGGATGGCTCCACACCGGGGACGTCGGGGAGTGGGTCGGCGACCACATGCGGATCATCGACCGCAAGAAAGACATCATCATCACTGCCGGTGGCAAGAATATCTCTCCGTCGGAGATCGAGAACAAGCTCAAGGTCTCGCCGTATGTCAAAGAGGCGATGGTGATCGGCGACAAGCGGAAGTTCATCAGCGCCCTCGTCGGCATCGAGTTCGACACGGTCGCCAACTGGGCCCAGCGCAAGGGCATCACGTTTACGACCTATCGGGACCTGTCGGAGAAGCCTGAGGTGATCGAGCTGATCCGGAGGGAAGTCGACCGCGTGAACCGCGACTTCTCCCGGGTAGAGCAGATCAAGAAGTTCCGCCTGATCCCCAAAGAGCTCGACCACGATCAGGGTGAGCTGACCGCGACGCTGAAGGTCAAACGCAAGGTGGTCGAGGGGCTGTTCGAGGACCTGATCGAGGAGATGTACGCGTGA
- a CDS encoding phosphoribosylglycinamide formyltransferase, with protein MPSVPIAVLISGSGSNLQKLLEDQHTSAYRVAVVIADRKAQGLRWADEHDVPTVLLPWNDYPNRQSFTTAVCDAIDEYDCEWVVLAGFMRVLAPIAISRFPNRIVNIHPSLLPAFPGAHAVETALAAGVDTTGVTVHFVVEDVDAGPIIAQRTVPVLPGDDVASLHARIQIQHELYPAVVDALAAGRISVNNNEVAWS; from the coding sequence GTGCCGTCCGTGCCCATCGCCGTGCTGATCTCAGGTAGCGGATCGAACCTGCAGAAACTCCTCGAAGACCAGCACACCAGCGCATACCGCGTTGCAGTTGTCATCGCAGACCGAAAGGCGCAAGGGCTCCGATGGGCCGATGAGCATGACGTCCCAACGGTGCTGCTGCCTTGGAACGACTACCCGAATCGGCAGTCGTTCACGACTGCGGTATGCGACGCCATCGACGAGTACGACTGTGAGTGGGTGGTTCTCGCCGGGTTCATGCGGGTCCTGGCGCCGATTGCCATCAGCCGCTTCCCAAACCGCATCGTCAACATCCACCCCTCCCTGCTCCCAGCGTTTCCCGGCGCCCATGCAGTAGAGACAGCACTCGCGGCGGGAGTCGACACGACCGGCGTGACCGTCCATTTCGTCGTCGAGGATGTCGACGCCGGTCCGATCATCGCCCAGCGCACGGTGCCGGTCCTGCCCGGAGACGACGTGGCGAGTCTCCACGCGAGAATCCAGATCCAGCACGAGCTCTATCCGGCAGTCGTTGACGCGCTGGCTGCCGGCCGTATCAGTGTCAATAACAACGAGGTGGCTTGGTCATGA
- a CDS encoding branched-chain amino acid ABC transporter permease, translated as MTQFLQATVAGLSLASIYALLALGFVIIFKSTQVLSFAHPALMVFGAYFVSYFALTVGVNFWLALAVGILLTALLGAVIERVALRPLVGKPLFSLAILTIGLDIAIRVVVNDLIGVNLRGVGDPWGFNSIRMGGVVIETRVIAMFVAAVIVAVALLAFFKYSRVGLAMRATAADQEVALAQGINVHQIFALAWILGGALAALAGMFAASGPAGLSQNNWVVALKALPAIVVGGLDSVHGAIIGALIIGLAEGYSATYQAQYLPWLGSNFSQVVPYLVMLVVLLIKPYGLFGTEEVERV; from the coding sequence GTGACCCAGTTCCTGCAAGCAACCGTGGCCGGGCTTTCCCTCGCCTCGATCTATGCCCTGCTCGCGCTCGGGTTCGTCATCATCTTCAAGTCCACACAGGTGCTCAGCTTTGCTCACCCCGCCCTGATGGTCTTCGGTGCGTACTTCGTGTCGTACTTCGCTCTCACCGTGGGCGTCAACTTCTGGCTTGCCCTGGCGGTCGGGATTCTTCTCACAGCGTTGCTCGGAGCCGTGATCGAGCGAGTCGCGCTGCGACCCCTCGTCGGCAAACCACTCTTCTCACTCGCGATTCTGACCATCGGCCTCGATATCGCCATTCGCGTCGTGGTCAACGATCTCATCGGCGTGAACCTGCGTGGTGTCGGCGACCCGTGGGGCTTCAACAGCATACGGATGGGTGGCGTGGTGATCGAGACTCGGGTGATCGCCATGTTCGTCGCCGCCGTGATCGTCGCCGTGGCGCTCCTCGCCTTCTTTAAGTATTCGAGGGTTGGCCTGGCCATGCGTGCGACGGCCGCAGATCAAGAGGTGGCTCTTGCCCAGGGAATCAACGTGCATCAGATCTTCGCGTTGGCCTGGATACTCGGAGGTGCGCTCGCCGCGCTCGCCGGCATGTTCGCCGCTTCGGGGCCTGCCGGACTGAGTCAGAACAACTGGGTCGTTGCCCTGAAGGCGCTCCCCGCGATCGTTGTCGGAGGTCTCGACTCGGTCCACGGGGCCATTATCGGGGCACTCATCATTGGGCTGGCCGAGGGGTACAGCGCCACCTACCAAGCCCAGTACCTCCCGTGGTTGGGAAGCAACTTCAGCCAGGTGGTCCCGTATCTCGTGATGCTCGTCGTGCTGCTGATCAAACCGTACGGGTTGTTCGGTACCGAGGAGGTGGAGCGGGTATGA
- a CDS encoding ATP-binding cassette domain-containing protein, which yields MLEVANLEVVYHDVILVVRGISFTVPEGKIVALLGANGAGKTTVLRAISGLLDVYDGDITKGEITVDGDPIHRAEAPSIVRRGVTQVMEGRRIFAEFTVEENLRVGGHTSRGKLEERMDRVFALFPLLKERRKLVAGYLSGGEQQMLAMGRALISDPKYLLLDEPSLGLAPLLVQQVRDLIVEINRQGTGILLVEQNAAMALAIADHGYIMETGKIVMDKPASELMQDQDVQEFYLGLHGSGGEHKSFRDVKHYKRRKRWLS from the coding sequence TTGCTTGAGGTCGCCAACTTGGAGGTTGTCTACCACGACGTGATCCTGGTCGTGCGTGGGATCTCGTTCACCGTTCCCGAAGGCAAGATCGTTGCGCTTCTGGGGGCGAACGGCGCAGGCAAGACAACCGTGCTGCGAGCCATTTCCGGGCTGCTCGATGTGTATGACGGCGACATCACGAAGGGCGAGATTACGGTCGACGGTGATCCGATTCATCGGGCGGAGGCTCCGAGCATCGTGCGCAGAGGTGTGACCCAGGTGATGGAGGGTCGTCGGATCTTTGCCGAGTTCACGGTCGAAGAGAACTTGCGTGTCGGAGGGCATACGTCGCGGGGCAAGCTCGAAGAGCGCATGGATCGCGTCTTCGCCCTGTTCCCACTGCTCAAGGAGCGGCGCAAACTCGTCGCAGGGTACCTCTCCGGTGGAGAGCAGCAGATGTTGGCGATGGGAAGGGCTTTGATCTCCGATCCGAAGTACCTCCTGCTCGACGAACCGAGCCTCGGCCTGGCTCCGCTCCTCGTGCAGCAGGTCCGGGACCTCATCGTCGAGATCAACCGCCAGGGGACGGGGATCCTGCTCGTGGAGCAGAACGCGGCGATGGCATTGGCGATCGCGGACCACGGCTACATCATGGAGACGGGGAAGATCGTGATGGACAAGCCCGCGTCGGAGTTGATGCAAGACCAGGACGTCCAGGAGTTCTACCTGGGGCTTCACGGCTCAGGAGGAGAGCATAAGTCGTTTCGCGACGTCAAGCATTACAAGCGGAGGAAGCGGTGGCTGTCATGA